The following DNA comes from Mucisphaera calidilacus.
CATGGAATCTGAGAAGACAAAGAACTCGCTCGCTTCCATGATGGCGTCGAGTTTGCGGTAATTCTCCCTGACCTGTGCGTTCGCAAAGTTCTCCCCGGACTCGACCCACTGCCGCATGCCGTAGACGTGCTGCCAGAAGTTGTCGGGGCGGAGCGACATCGCCTCCTGACTGCTTTCGGGGGTGGCCGAGGGGCAGTAGAAGACGCCTGACTCGGCGACGTTCTGCCCGCCGCCCACGAGTTGCTGATCCCCGACGTAGCCGTTGAGCGCGAGCTTGAAAGGCCAGAAGCGCTTGGTGAGGTTGGCTTCGTTATTCTCGACGCCTCGGTTAATCACGTGCCCCGGGATGAGGTAGTTGTTGTCGACCGCGTAGGCCACCATGCCCAGAGCGAGTTGCTTCTGATTGCCGGCGCAGATGCTCGCGCGGGCCGCGTTCCTGGCCGCCCCGAGGGCCGGCAGGAGGATCCCGATCAACAATGCGATGATGGAGATGACGACGAGGAGTTCGATCAGTGTGAACGCGGTGCGGTGTCTCATGGATAGCTGCCTTGCTGGAGAGGGTGCACGGAGATTAAAACCGATCGTCGCTTCTCAGCGGCGATCGGCGTTGGGTACGAAGCGTTAGGCCGTT
Coding sequences within:
- a CDS encoding prepilin-type N-terminal cleavage/methylation domain-containing protein — translated: MRHRTAFTLIELLVVISIIALLIGILLPALGAARNAARASICAGNQKQLALGMVAYAVDNNYLIPGHVINRGVENNEANLTKRFWPFKLALNGYVGDQQLVGGGQNVAESGVFYCPSATPESSQEAMSLRPDNFWQHVYGMRQWVESGENFANAQVRENYRKLDAIMEASEFFVFSDSMRSPALDDDPRGLSWYTIRPQGGTNNENRLALRHGGSANAAFADGHAGSVNEEYIAEVNNDQAAYSRSASGYEYKYQATDPSDPGL